In the genome of uncultured Cohaesibacter sp., one region contains:
- a CDS encoding sulfite exporter TauE/SafE family protein, with translation MFVDMLIPALAIFVAAAFRGITGFGYALIAAIGLSASLSPDNMIPTILINDLVLTALILSNRRTGAIDWGITPLLLVCGAIGALFGGLLAGMIDPTTTKLLVAGIVCLSALLGMVQDPPRWLAHKLLGALAAFAVGMLLAAFAVGGPLIAVWLLAGGTRRETTLGTLAIFFGAVDLFSVASRLALGQYGSDLPLMLLYTLPITLLGYGAGHLVGSRLTLSTWRRVSSIGLILIALAGALQTLAVWFT, from the coding sequence GTGTTTGTCGACATGTTGATCCCCGCGCTGGCGATATTTGTCGCGGCAGCCTTTCGCGGCATCACCGGGTTCGGCTATGCCTTGATCGCAGCCATCGGCCTGTCTGCGAGCCTGTCGCCGGACAACATGATCCCGACCATTCTGATCAACGATCTCGTTCTGACCGCGCTCATCCTGTCAAACCGCCGAACCGGAGCGATCGACTGGGGCATCACCCCCCTGCTTCTGGTCTGCGGGGCGATCGGGGCCCTGTTTGGCGGCCTTCTGGCGGGTATGATCGACCCCACCACAACCAAGCTTCTGGTGGCAGGCATCGTCTGCCTGTCGGCCCTGCTTGGCATGGTTCAGGACCCACCCCGTTGGCTCGCTCACAAGCTCCTTGGCGCTCTGGCCGCGTTCGCAGTGGGCATGCTGCTTGCGGCCTTCGCCGTCGGAGGGCCACTCATCGCGGTCTGGCTGCTCGCTGGCGGCACAAGGCGGGAGACCACCCTCGGCACGCTCGCGATCTTCTTCGGCGCAGTCGACCTTTTCAGCGTAGCAAGTCGCCTCGCCCTGGGCCAATATGGCAGTGATTTGCCGCTGATGCTGCTTTACACATTACCGATCACCTTGCTCGGCTATGGAGCTGGGCATCTTGTCGGATCACGCCTGACGCTCAGCACCTGGCGGCGGGTATCCTCGATAGGCCTTATCCTTATTGCCCTTGCGGGCGCTCTGCAAACCCTCGCGGTGTGGTTCACCTGA
- a CDS encoding aspartate/glutamate racemase family protein: protein MHILVINPNSTAAMTKSIGEAAQQTVREGTRITAVNPTDTPPAIQGPEDGAAALPGLFRLFDKLVLEEGGYDACVIACFDDTGLGELKARSQIPVIGVGEAGFHAAMLIGDRFSVVTTLSVSIPVIEGNIEAYGFSSRCHKVRASEVPVLDLETNPESACERIAAEIERAIADENPGAIVLGCAGMVDLSRSLTARFGRPVLDGVSSAVALCEALFSITDDRNAA, encoded by the coding sequence ATGCATATTCTGGTCATCAATCCCAATTCCACCGCAGCGATGACCAAGTCAATCGGGGAAGCCGCGCAACAGACCGTTCGCGAAGGCACCCGCATCACGGCGGTCAATCCCACCGACACGCCACCGGCCATTCAGGGGCCGGAGGACGGAGCGGCGGCCTTGCCCGGTCTTTTCCGCCTGTTTGACAAGCTGGTGCTGGAAGAAGGCGGCTATGATGCCTGTGTTATCGCCTGCTTCGATGATACTGGGCTTGGCGAGTTGAAGGCCCGCTCACAGATTCCGGTGATCGGAGTCGGTGAGGCCGGGTTTCATGCCGCCATGCTGATCGGGGATCGCTTCTCGGTGGTCACCACCTTGTCGGTTTCGATCCCGGTGATCGAGGGCAATATCGAAGCTTATGGCTTTTCCTCCCGTTGCCACAAGGTGCGCGCATCCGAGGTGCCGGTGCTCGATCTTGAGACCAACCCCGAAAGTGCTTGCGAGCGCATCGCGGCAGAAATCGAGCGAGCAATTGCGGACGAGAATCCGGGTGCGATCGTGCTTGGCTGCGCGGGCATGGTGGATCTCAGCCGCAGCTTGACCGCGCGGTTTGGGCGTCCAGTGCTGGATGGTGTTTCATCGGCTGTCGCCTTGTGCGAGGCGCTGTTTTCCATTACGGATGACCGCAATGCTGCCTGA
- a CDS encoding PLP-dependent aminotransferase family protein: MSIQSVTTARAHPTATWERVFEKLDRKGPSLNIQIRRAIVYAIEIGLLVSGDRLPSSRQLSNMLGIARNTVTAAYQMLIDEGVLVSRERSGIFVGDRPATMRRPVTERKPDTIWSKRFAARPSDFRHFNKPRDWLTYPHPFLYGQFDPTIFPINNWREAVRVTSSHQAICGWAGDLIDDDDPDLVEQLCVHVLPKRGIFARPEEVIITIGSQQGLSMLVQLLCGTKTRVGIEDPGYPDMRNMVKLATGGYTILSMDKDGVIPDETFGSCDMAYLTPGHQCPTTAIAPLKRRQALLQKAEANDVLLIEDDYEADLLLENSSELPCLKSLDTTGRVIYVGSFSKALAPGLRIGFIVAHPAVVEELRVLRRLLMRHPPTNNQHILGTFISLGHYQQHLTKTGLILARRAGLIAQLLPKYLPQCSWRRDPGAKSFWIRLPEGCNSRVLEGLARERGVLVEAGDIFFANQQDGVRFMRLGFTSIVESHIESGLAILGSLIEQSRVQH, encoded by the coding sequence ATGAGCATTCAAAGCGTCACCACTGCAAGAGCGCACCCCACCGCAACCTGGGAGCGGGTATTCGAGAAACTGGATCGCAAGGGCCCGAGCCTCAATATCCAGATCCGGCGTGCCATTGTCTATGCAATCGAGATCGGCTTGCTGGTCTCCGGTGATCGCCTGCCGTCCAGCCGCCAGCTTTCCAACATGCTCGGCATAGCGCGCAACACGGTGACGGCGGCCTATCAGATGCTGATCGACGAGGGCGTTCTGGTTTCGCGGGAGCGCAGCGGTATTTTCGTGGGTGATCGTCCGGCGACCATGCGCAGGCCGGTCACGGAGCGAAAGCCGGATACCATCTGGAGCAAGCGCTTTGCCGCGCGCCCGTCGGATTTCCGTCATTTCAACAAACCGCGCGACTGGCTGACCTATCCGCATCCCTTCCTCTATGGTCAGTTCGACCCGACGATCTTTCCCATCAACAATTGGCGCGAAGCGGTTCGGGTGACCTCTAGTCATCAGGCGATCTGTGGCTGGGCGGGGGATCTCATCGATGATGATGATCCTGATCTTGTCGAGCAATTGTGCGTGCATGTGCTACCCAAGCGCGGCATCTTTGCCCGTCCCGAAGAGGTGATCATCACCATAGGCTCGCAACAGGGCCTTTCCATGTTGGTGCAGTTGCTGTGCGGGACTAAGACGCGCGTCGGTATTGAGGATCCGGGCTATCCGGACATGCGCAACATGGTCAAGCTGGCGACAGGTGGCTACACAATCCTGTCGATGGACAAGGATGGCGTGATCCCCGACGAGACCTTCGGATCCTGCGACATGGCCTATCTGACGCCCGGCCATCAATGCCCGACGACGGCCATTGCTCCCTTGAAGCGGCGGCAGGCTCTTTTGCAAAAGGCCGAGGCGAATGATGTCCTCCTGATTGAGGATGATTACGAGGCGGATCTGCTGCTTGAGAATAGCTCGGAGCTCCCATGTCTGAAGAGCCTTGATACCACTGGGCGGGTGATCTACGTGGGCAGCTTCTCCAAAGCCCTCGCGCCGGGCTTGCGGATCGGTTTCATCGTCGCGCATCCGGCGGTTGTCGAGGAACTGCGGGTCTTGCGTCGTCTTTTGATGCGCCATCCTCCCACCAACAATCAGCATATTCTGGGTACCTTCATCAGTCTGGGGCATTACCAGCAGCATCTCACCAAGACAGGGCTTATATTGGCCCGTCGTGCCGGGCTGATTGCCCAGCTGCTGCCCAAATATCTGCCGCAGTGTAGCTGGCGGCGGGATCCCGGTGCCAAGAGCTTCTGGATCCGTCTGCCCGAGGGGTGCAACAGCCGGGTTCTGGAGGGTCTTGCTCGCGAGAGAGGGGTTCTCGTTGAAGCGGGGGACATCTTCTTTGCCAACCAGCAGGATGGGGTGCGGTTTATGCGCCTTGGCTTCACTTCCATCGTCGAGTCCCACATCGAATCCGGCCTTGCGATCCTTGGCAGCCTGATCGAGCAGTCGCGCGTCCAGCACTGA
- a CDS encoding GNAT family N-acetyltransferase, which translates to MSDLVIRPASLEEFAIAVEWAAGEGWNPGLDDLAVFHGADPDGFIMGFLDGEPVSSISVVRYSDDFGFLGFYIVHPDHRGSGVGMATWTAGMAHLEGCTVGLDGVVAQQENYQRSGYTLAGRNVRYCGTISTPPAEKTVIDVSELGEQDASDMLALDRECFGLDREPFIRPWTLPQHGVRRTSLAAKVDGRFVGFGTIRTCREGYKIGPLFCQGPSAAEALFSALVATVPAESMIILDVPEGNRDAVALAEGAGLEPVFETARMYRGEDPGLPLQHIFGITTFELG; encoded by the coding sequence ATGAGTGATCTGGTGATCCGGCCCGCGAGCCTTGAAGAATTTGCAATCGCGGTTGAATGGGCCGCTGGCGAAGGGTGGAACCCCGGGCTTGATGATCTCGCCGTCTTTCATGGGGCCGATCCGGACGGGTTTATCATGGGCTTTCTTGATGGGGAGCCGGTCTCTTCGATTTCCGTTGTGCGCTACAGTGACGACTTCGGTTTTCTGGGCTTTTACATTGTTCATCCCGATCATCGTGGGTCTGGCGTCGGAATGGCGACATGGACCGCTGGCATGGCGCATCTTGAAGGCTGCACTGTCGGGCTTGATGGTGTCGTGGCGCAGCAGGAAAACTACCAGCGGAGCGGTTACACGCTGGCGGGCCGGAATGTCCGCTACTGCGGGACCATCTCGACACCTCCGGCTGAGAAGACTGTGATTGATGTTTCCGAGCTTGGAGAGCAGGATGCAAGCGACATGCTTGCCCTTGATCGGGAATGCTTCGGGCTGGATCGCGAGCCGTTCATTCGCCCCTGGACCCTGCCGCAGCACGGGGTAAGGCGCACCAGTCTTGCGGCCAAAGTGGACGGGCGATTTGTCGGCTTCGGGACGATCCGCACCTGCCGGGAGGGCTACAAGATCGGGCCGCTCTTCTGTCAGGGGCCTTCCGCCGCCGAAGCGCTGTTTTCAGCTCTGGTCGCGACTGTGCCAGCGGAGAGCATGATCATTCTCGATGTGCCGGAAGGCAATCGGGATGCTGTCGCGCTGGCTGAAGGCGCAGGGCTGGAGCCAGTCTTTGAAACGGCGCGCATGTATCGCGGTGAGGATCCGGGCCTGCCTCTTCAGCATATTTTCGGGATCACCACGTTCGAACTCGGATGA
- the purU gene encoding formyltetrahydrofolate deformylase, translating into MQTFCLTVTCQSTRGVVGAIGTYLAENGCNITDSSQYDDMETGRFFMRVSFISEEGLDVETLRKDFEATAKPFNMNYCFHDESVKMKVVIMVSRFGHCLNDLLYRWRIGALPIDIVAVISNHMNYQKLVVNHDIPFHCIKVTKENKKEAEAAQMQIVRDSGAELIVLARYMQILSDEMCKTMSGRIINIHHSFLPSFKGANPYKQAYERGVKLIGATSHYVTADLDEGPIIEQDIIRITHAQSSEDYVSLGRDVEAQVLARAIHAHIHRRVFVNGNKTVVFPASPGSYASERMG; encoded by the coding sequence ATGCAGACTTTTTGTCTTACTGTGACCTGCCAGTCCACCCGCGGCGTCGTCGGGGCCATCGGCACCTATCTGGCTGAAAATGGCTGCAACATCACCGACAGTTCCCAGTATGACGACATGGAAACCGGCCGCTTTTTCATGCGAGTCAGTTTCATCTCCGAGGAAGGGCTGGATGTAGAGACCCTGAGGAAGGATTTCGAGGCCACTGCCAAGCCCTTCAACATGAACTACTGCTTCCACGATGAAAGCGTGAAGATGAAGGTCGTCATCATGGTGTCTCGTTTCGGGCACTGCCTCAATGACTTGCTCTATCGCTGGCGCATCGGTGCTCTGCCCATCGACATTGTCGCGGTGATCTCGAACCACATGAACTACCAGAAGCTGGTAGTGAACCATGACATCCCCTTCCACTGCATCAAGGTGACCAAGGAAAACAAGAAGGAAGCCGAAGCCGCCCAGATGCAGATCGTCAGGGATAGCGGGGCTGAACTGATCGTGCTGGCCCGCTATATGCAGATCCTGTCTGATGAGATGTGCAAGACCATGTCCGGCCGTATCATCAACATCCATCATTCCTTCCTGCCTTCCTTCAAGGGTGCAAACCCCTACAAGCAGGCCTATGAGCGTGGCGTGAAACTGATCGGGGCAACGTCCCACTATGTCACCGCCGACCTCGACGAGGGACCGATCATCGAGCAGGACATCATCCGCATAACCCACGCCCAATCTTCCGAGGATTATGTCAGCCTCGGGCGTGACGTCGAGGCGCAGGTTCTGGCCCGCGCCATCCATGCTCACATTCATCGCCGTGTCTTCGTCAACGGCAACAAGACCGTTGTCTTCCCGGCCTCGCCCGGATCCTATGCCTCCGAACGCATGGGCTAG
- a CDS encoding ABC transporter permease has protein sequence MEKRSRSFYVLATFFVVFLIFLYGPTITIAILSFQGPQGGLTFPMRGVSLHWFRDLFEEQAVGDIWGSFARSLVLGLMVMATTVVVSVMGGLAFRKRFPGSSVIFYLIITSLVIPSILISLGVGLIFSQTGLNVHWSTSGYGSQLTWTLPFGLLIMFAVFNRFDKSYEEAARDQGATAWQTVRHVVLPIIAPMLIGVALFGFTLSYDEFARTLLTAGSYNTLPLEIYGMTTNVTTPVIFALGTLTTAFSFAIIAVFLVTVLVMNRRRARLGSDAGKGMV, from the coding sequence ATGGAAAAACGGTCCAGATCCTTCTACGTTTTGGCGACCTTCTTTGTGGTCTTCCTGATCTTCCTCTATGGCCCGACCATCACCATCGCGATCCTGTCCTTTCAGGGGCCGCAGGGTGGTCTCACCTTCCCCATGCGCGGGGTATCACTGCACTGGTTCCGGGATCTGTTTGAGGAGCAGGCCGTGGGTGACATCTGGGGCAGTTTTGCGAGGTCTCTCGTTCTCGGCCTGATGGTGATGGCGACAACTGTTGTTGTCTCTGTGATGGGCGGGCTTGCCTTCCGCAAGCGCTTTCCCGGCTCAAGCGTGATCTTCTATTTGATCATCACCTCGCTCGTCATCCCCTCGATCCTGATCTCGCTCGGGGTGGGGCTCATCTTCTCGCAGACCGGGCTCAATGTGCACTGGTCGACATCGGGTTACGGTTCGCAGTTAACATGGACGCTGCCGTTCGGCCTCCTGATCATGTTTGCGGTGTTCAACCGGTTCGACAAATCCTATGAGGAAGCGGCTCGGGATCAGGGAGCAACGGCGTGGCAGACTGTGCGCCATGTGGTGCTGCCGATCATTGCGCCGATGCTCATCGGGGTGGCCCTGTTCGGCTTCACCCTGTCCTACGATGAATTTGCCCGTACGCTTCTGACTGCAGGTAGCTACAACACCCTGCCGCTCGAGATTTACGGCATGACGACCAACGTGACGACACCGGTAATCTTCGCCCTCGGTACGCTGACGACTGCCTTCTCCTTTGCGATCATTGCGGTGTTTCTTGTGACGGTTCTGGTGATGAACCGGCGCCGGGCCCGATTGGGATCTGATGCCGGCAAGGGAATGGTCTGA
- a CDS encoding aminotransferase class III-fold pyridoxal phosphate-dependent enzyme — protein MDSVAQANDLGHVIEADKKHVWHHMAQHKAFEQMDPRIIVEGKGMTVWDATGREFLDGVSGGVWTVNVGYGRESIANAVRDQLLKLNYFAGVSGSIPGALFAEKLMEKMPGLTRTYYSNSGSEANEKAFKMVRQISHRHYGGKKSKILFRERDYHGTTLGALAAAGQEQRRAQYGPFPEGFVSVPHCLEYRGQYGDIENYGERAADAIEEVILREGADTIGAICLEPVTAGGGVITPPKGYWERVQEICKKYEILLHIDEVVCGVGRTGKWFGYQHYGIEPDFVTMAKGVASGYAAISVTATTERVFEMFKDDPEDSLSYFRDISTYGGCVAGPAAALENMRIIEDEDLLGNTTAMGERLMGNLHAIMEKHEVVGDVRGLGLFCGAELVTDRKSKEPVSEKLVGAVVAECMKRNVMIGATNRSIPGLNNTLCLSPALIATADQIDTITNAIDESLTVVFG, from the coding sequence ATGGATAGTGTGGCGCAAGCAAATGACCTCGGTCATGTCATCGAGGCGGACAAGAAACATGTCTGGCATCACATGGCCCAACACAAGGCTTTCGAACAGATGGACCCCCGTATCATCGTCGAAGGCAAGGGAATGACAGTATGGGATGCCACGGGACGCGAGTTTCTTGATGGCGTCTCCGGTGGTGTCTGGACGGTGAACGTCGGCTATGGCCGGGAGAGCATCGCCAACGCAGTGCGTGATCAGCTGCTCAAGCTGAACTATTTCGCCGGTGTGTCCGGCTCCATCCCCGGCGCTTTGTTTGCCGAGAAGCTGATGGAAAAGATGCCGGGCCTCACGCGCACCTATTATTCCAACTCCGGCTCGGAGGCCAACGAGAAGGCCTTCAAGATGGTGCGCCAGATCTCTCATCGTCACTATGGTGGCAAGAAGAGCAAGATCCTGTTCCGCGAGCGTGATTATCACGGCACCACGCTTGGCGCCCTTGCTGCTGCCGGTCAGGAGCAGCGCCGCGCCCAGTATGGCCCCTTCCCGGAAGGCTTCGTCTCTGTGCCGCATTGCCTTGAATATCGTGGCCAGTATGGGGACATCGAGAATTATGGCGAACGGGCCGCAGACGCCATCGAAGAGGTAATCCTGCGCGAAGGTGCCGACACCATCGGTGCCATCTGCCTTGAGCCGGTCACGGCTGGTGGCGGTGTCATCACCCCGCCGAAGGGCTATTGGGAACGGGTGCAGGAGATCTGCAAGAAATACGAGATCCTTCTGCATATCGACGAAGTGGTTTGCGGTGTTGGCCGTACCGGCAAATGGTTCGGCTATCAGCATTATGGCATCGAGCCCGATTTCGTGACCATGGCCAAGGGCGTTGCCTCGGGTTATGCGGCGATTTCCGTGACCGCGACAACCGAACGCGTATTCGAGATGTTCAAGGATGATCCGGAGGACAGCCTGTCCTATTTCCGTGATATCTCCACCTATGGTGGCTGTGTTGCCGGTCCCGCTGCGGCGCTTGAGAATATGCGCATCATCGAGGACGAGGACCTGCTTGGCAACACCACGGCAATGGGTGAGCGCCTGATGGGCAATCTTCACGCCATCATGGAAAAGCATGAAGTGGTTGGCGATGTGCGCGGTCTCGGCCTCTTCTGCGGTGCCGAGCTGGTCACCGACCGCAAGAGCAAGGAGCCTGTTTCCGAGAAGCTCGTCGGGGCTGTTGTCGCCGAATGCATGAAGCGGAACGTGATGATCGGGGCGACCAACCGCTCGATCCCGGGTCTTAACAACACGCTCTGCCTCAGTCCGGCGCTGATTGCCACAGCCGACCAGATCGACACGATCACCAATGCGATAGACGAGTCCCTGACGGTGGTCTTCGGCTAA
- a CDS encoding SDR family NAD(P)-dependent oxidoreductase — protein sequence MTPIALVTGATAGFGNAIARRFVKEGWKVIVTGRRQDRLDTLVAELGGPDVAYPLCFDIRDEEATKAALASLPDGFAKFDALVNNAGLALGTSGIEQSDLEQWKTMIDTNVTGLVTITRLTIDTLIERRGIIINLASVASNWSYPGANVYGATKAFVKRFSLNLRSDLSAKGVRVTSIEPGMSESEFTLVRTGGNKEAYDKLYAGANPLQPEDIAETVYWVASLPPHMNINSLEVMPVTQAWSPFAVHRE from the coding sequence ATGACCCCAATAGCACTCGTCACCGGCGCGACAGCCGGATTTGGCAACGCCATCGCCCGCCGCTTCGTCAAGGAAGGCTGGAAGGTGATCGTCACCGGACGTCGGCAGGATCGGCTCGACACGCTGGTTGCCGAGCTGGGTGGGCCTGACGTCGCCTACCCTCTCTGCTTCGACATCCGCGACGAAGAGGCAACCAAGGCGGCGCTTGCCTCCTTGCCCGATGGCTTTGCCAAGTTCGATGCCCTCGTCAACAATGCCGGTCTGGCGCTTGGCACCAGCGGGATTGAGCAGTCCGATCTGGAACAATGGAAAACCATGATCGACACCAACGTGACCGGCCTCGTCACCATCACCCGCCTGACCATTGACACGCTCATCGAGCGCCGGGGCATCATCATCAACCTCGCCTCCGTTGCGTCCAACTGGTCCTATCCGGGTGCCAACGTCTATGGCGCCACCAAGGCCTTCGTCAAGCGTTTCTCCCTCAACCTGCGCAGCGACCTCAGCGCCAAGGGCGTCCGCGTGACCTCCATTGAGCCGGGCATGTCGGAAAGCGAATTCACACTGGTGCGCACCGGCGGCAACAAGGAAGCCTATGACAAACTCTATGCCGGAGCCAACCCGTTGCAGCCCGAGGACATTGCCGAGACCGTCTATTGGGTCGCGTCCCTGCCCCCGCACATGAACATCAACAGCCTTGAGGTCATGCCGGTAACGCAGGCCTGGTCGCCCTTCGCCGTCCATCGCGAGTAG
- a CDS encoding FAD-dependent oxidoreductase: MPTLPNKARVVVIGGGIMGCSVAYHLVKKGWTDVVLLERKQLTSGTTWHAAGLIAQLRASHNMTRLARYSQELYGNLEEETGVATGFRRNGSITVALSDERHEEILRQASMARAFGVEVEPISPSEIAERYEYVNVEDAVGGVYLPKDGQGDPGNIAYAFAKGAKMGGAIVAERTKVTAIARSGRRVTGVSWQNEQGESGEIACEHVVNCAGMWGRELGQMTGTNVPLHACEHFYIVTDNIPGLTQLPTLRVPEECAYYKEEAGKILLGAFEPVAKPWGMNGIPEDFEFDQLPEDFDHFEPILEAAINRLPLLAETGIHTFFNGPESFTPDDAYHLGLCPEMDNVWVAAGFNSIGIQSAGGAGMALAEWMDTGEKPFDLGDVDIARMQPFQGNRHYLFERSTETLGLLFADHFPYRQKATARGVRRTPLHEHLAREGAVFGEFAGWERANWFADDGQEREYRYSWKRQNWFDNAAREHQAIRNNVGLYDMSSFGKLRIEGPDAEAFLNRIGAANYSVPVGKIVYGQLLNSRGGIEADVTVTRLSETAYLMVTPAATRLADETWLRRHVGDDRVVIIDMTAAEAVICVMGPNSRTLLNAVSPNDFSNEVNPFGTAQDIEIGMALARAHRVSYVGELGWELYISSDMAAHVFEVLHAAGKSIDAKLCGMHMMDCLRLEKGFRHFGHDITCEDHILEAGLGFAVARDKNDYIGRDAVLRKRETGLERRMVQFRLKDPAPLLYHAEPILRDGKVVGHLSSGAYGHTLGGAVGMGYVPCNGEAAEALLSSTYEIEVAGRLFAAETSLKPFYDPTSARMKV, translated from the coding sequence ATGCCTACCCTCCCAAACAAGGCCCGCGTCGTCGTCATCGGCGGCGGCATCATGGGCTGCTCTGTCGCCTATCACCTCGTCAAGAAGGGATGGACCGACGTCGTGTTGCTGGAGCGCAAACAGCTCACATCCGGCACCACATGGCATGCGGCGGGGCTCATCGCCCAACTCCGCGCCAGCCACAACATGACCCGCCTCGCCCGCTACAGTCAGGAACTCTATGGCAATCTCGAAGAGGAAACCGGTGTGGCAACAGGCTTTCGTCGCAATGGCTCCATCACGGTGGCCCTCTCCGATGAGCGCCACGAGGAAATCCTGAGGCAGGCCTCGATGGCTCGTGCCTTCGGCGTCGAGGTCGAGCCGATCAGCCCGTCCGAGATTGCCGAGCGCTATGAATATGTCAACGTTGAGGATGCGGTCGGCGGCGTTTATCTCCCCAAGGACGGACAGGGTGATCCGGGCAACATCGCCTATGCCTTCGCTAAGGGGGCAAAGATGGGCGGGGCTATCGTCGCCGAACGCACCAAAGTGACCGCGATCGCCAGAAGCGGACGAAGGGTCACCGGCGTATCCTGGCAGAATGAACAGGGCGAAAGCGGTGAGATCGCCTGCGAACATGTGGTCAACTGTGCTGGCATGTGGGGACGCGAGCTCGGCCAGATGACCGGTACCAACGTGCCGCTCCACGCCTGCGAGCATTTCTACATCGTCACCGACAACATCCCCGGCCTGACTCAGCTCCCCACCCTGCGCGTCCCTGAGGAATGCGCCTACTACAAGGAAGAGGCTGGCAAGATTCTGCTCGGAGCCTTCGAGCCGGTCGCCAAGCCATGGGGCATGAACGGCATCCCCGAGGATTTCGAATTCGACCAGTTGCCCGAGGATTTCGATCATTTCGAGCCAATCCTTGAAGCGGCCATCAACCGCCTGCCCCTGCTGGCTGAAACCGGCATCCATACCTTCTTCAACGGCCCCGAAAGCTTCACCCCCGACGATGCCTATCATCTCGGCCTTTGCCCGGAGATGGACAATGTCTGGGTCGCAGCAGGCTTCAATTCCATCGGCATCCAGTCCGCAGGCGGTGCGGGCATGGCTCTCGCCGAATGGATGGACACGGGCGAAAAGCCCTTTGATCTTGGAGACGTCGACATCGCTCGCATGCAGCCGTTTCAGGGCAACCGGCATTATCTGTTCGAGCGCTCGACCGAAACCCTCGGCCTGCTGTTTGCCGACCATTTCCCCTATCGCCAGAAGGCAACCGCCCGCGGCGTCCGACGCACACCCCTTCATGAGCATCTCGCCAGAGAAGGCGCCGTCTTTGGCGAATTTGCAGGTTGGGAGCGGGCCAACTGGTTCGCCGATGACGGACAGGAGCGGGAATATCGCTATTCATGGAAGCGGCAGAACTGGTTCGACAATGCCGCCCGCGAGCATCAGGCCATCCGCAACAACGTCGGCCTCTATGACATGAGCTCCTTCGGCAAACTCCGCATCGAGGGACCGGACGCGGAGGCCTTCCTCAACCGCATCGGGGCCGCCAACTACTCGGTTCCCGTCGGCAAGATCGTTTATGGCCAGCTCCTCAACAGCCGGGGCGGCATCGAGGCGGATGTCACGGTCACACGCCTCAGCGAGACCGCCTATCTGATGGTGACCCCGGCAGCGACCCGCCTTGCTGACGAGACGTGGCTTCGCCGTCATGTGGGCGATGATCGGGTGGTCATTATCGACATGACCGCAGCCGAGGCCGTCATCTGTGTCATGGGGCCCAACAGCCGAACCCTGCTGAATGCCGTCTCCCCCAATGATTTCAGCAATGAGGTCAATCCCTTCGGCACGGCGCAGGACATCGAGATCGGCATGGCCCTTGCCCGTGCCCACCGCGTCAGCTACGTCGGTGAGCTGGGTTGGGAGCTCTACATTTCCTCCGACATGGCAGCCCATGTCTTCGAAGTCCTCCATGCAGCAGGCAAAAGCATTGACGCCAAACTCTGTGGGATGCATATGATGGACTGCCTCAGGCTTGAAAAGGGTTTTCGCCATTTCGGCCATGACATCACGTGCGAGGATCATATCCTCGAAGCTGGACTTGGGTTTGCAGTAGCAAGGGACAAGAATGACTACATCGGACGGGATGCCGTTTTGCGCAAACGCGAAACGGGACTTGAGCGGCGGATGGTGCAATTCCGCCTCAAGGATCCAGCTCCCCTGCTCTATCACGCCGAACCGATCCTCAGGGATGGCAAGGTCGTCGGACACCTCTCAAGCGGGGCCTATGGCCATACGCTCGGAGGAGCCGTCGGCATGGGCTATGTTCCCTGCAATGGCGAAGCCGCCGAAGCGCTGCTGTCCTCGACTTACGAGATCGAGGTTGCCGGTCGTCTCTTCGCTGCCGAGACATCCCTCAAGCCCTTCTACGATCCAACATCAGCCCGTATGAAGGTCTGA